In Bacillus thermozeamaize, one genomic interval encodes:
- a CDS encoding 50S ribosomal protein L28, translated as MARKCFITGKSPGRGNKVSHSNRKSKRTWGVNVQKVRILVDGKPKRVYVSAKALKSGKVKRV; from the coding sequence ATGGCTCGCAAATGTTTTATCACCGGGAAATCTCCGGGACGGGGGAACAAAGTCAGCCATTCCAACCGAAAATCCAAACGTACATGGGGCGTCAACGTCCAGAAAGTACGCATCCTCGTCGATGGAAAGCCAAAACGCGTTTATGTGAGCGCGAAGGCCCTGAAATCCGGAAAAGTAAAGCGTGTATAA
- a CDS encoding stage V sporulation protein M, with the protein MRFYAIKLPKFLSGMVKIVVRMFSRQR; encoded by the coding sequence ATGCGGTTTTACGCGATAAAATTGCCGAAGTTCCTCAGCGGGATGGTCAAAATTGTGGTTCGGATGTTCAGCAGACAGCGTTAA
- a CDS encoding ribulose-phosphate 3-epimerase: MKIAPSILSADFANLAAELRSVEAADWIHIDVMDGHFVPNITMGPIILQAIRPLTDKILDVHLMITDPDRYIPVFAEHGADLITVHQEATCHLQRTLALIRSLGKRAGVALNPSTPLHVLEYVWEDLDLVLLMTVNPGFGGQAFLPQVLRKISALRQLLDERGYSHIEIQVDGGIDDVTAPQVHEAGATVAVSGSYIFRHQDRAQAIQKLRMLKK, translated from the coding sequence ATGAAAATTGCGCCATCGATTCTTTCAGCAGATTTTGCCAACTTGGCTGCAGAATTGCGTTCGGTCGAAGCGGCCGATTGGATACATATTGATGTCATGGACGGCCATTTTGTTCCCAATATCACGATGGGCCCGATCATCCTTCAAGCGATCCGGCCGCTGACCGACAAGATATTGGATGTTCACCTGATGATTACGGATCCTGACCGGTATATTCCGGTTTTTGCGGAACATGGTGCCGATTTGATCACGGTACATCAGGAGGCAACCTGCCATTTGCAGCGGACGCTCGCGCTCATCCGTTCGCTCGGCAAACGTGCCGGCGTGGCGCTAAACCCGTCAACGCCGCTCCATGTCCTTGAGTATGTGTGGGAAGATCTGGACCTTGTCCTGCTGATGACGGTGAATCCCGGATTTGGTGGACAAGCCTTTTTGCCGCAAGTCCTGAGAAAAATATCGGCGTTGCGGCAGCTTCTTGATGAACGGGGCTACTCGCACATCGAGATTCAGGTGGATGGCGGCATTGACGATGTGACCGCGCCGCAAGTGCATGAAGCGGGCGCAACGGTAGCCGTCTCCGGCTCCTACATTTTTCGCCATCAAGACCGCGCGCAGGCGATCCAAAAGTTGCGCATGCTCAAAAAATAG
- a CDS encoding glucose-6-phosphate isomerase — MGQLILDDAMALPFVDGSQLERLQPQVSVIHRALHERQESGLGWVDYPLREENAYISRILETADMVRRQADVLLVIGIGGSYIGSRAAIEMLPTDGPAILYAGYQLSSLHLVQVMGALQGKDVFVNVISKSGATLEPSLVFRIIWPHLVERYGEAEAARRILVTTGSCGPLRKQAEQAGFPIFSLPEDIGGRYSVLTAVGLLPMAVAGIDINAVMRGARDAALRFQEPDLSVNPAYRYAVYRNLFYRQGKIIELLITYEPSLYALSEWWKQLFSESEGKHGQGIFPTAAQFTTDLHSLGQYIQQGRRLLFETIVDIHKLPVSVKIPKGKGNDDGLDFLADQTLDWVNRKALEATRLAHADGGVPNLVVRLPELNAYWFGQLIYFFQKACAMSGYLAGVNPFDQPGVEAYKQYLSAILGRPGYETLQKDLEQRLQRMGHRNG, encoded by the coding sequence ATGGGCCAGCTGATACTGGACGATGCGATGGCGCTGCCATTTGTGGATGGTTCCCAACTGGAGAGGCTTCAGCCGCAAGTTTCCGTGATTCATCGCGCGCTTCACGAACGGCAGGAGTCTGGCCTGGGTTGGGTGGATTATCCCCTGCGTGAAGAAAACGCGTACATTTCGCGGATTCTGGAGACGGCTGATATGGTTCGTCGGCAAGCCGACGTGTTGCTGGTCATCGGCATCGGCGGTTCCTATATCGGTTCGCGCGCGGCCATCGAAATGCTGCCGACGGACGGACCGGCCATTCTTTATGCCGGATACCAGCTCAGTTCCTTGCATCTCGTCCAGGTCATGGGTGCGTTACAGGGAAAAGATGTGTTCGTCAACGTGATCTCCAAGTCTGGAGCCACATTGGAACCTTCTCTCGTTTTCCGGATCATCTGGCCGCACTTGGTTGAGCGGTATGGGGAGGCTGAGGCTGCCCGGCGGATTCTCGTAACCACCGGCTCTTGCGGACCGTTGCGGAAGCAGGCAGAGCAGGCAGGGTTCCCGATTTTCAGCCTGCCTGAGGATATCGGCGGACGCTATTCGGTGCTGACGGCAGTTGGACTGTTGCCGATGGCGGTTGCCGGCATCGATATCAACGCGGTGATGCGGGGAGCAAGGGACGCGGCCCTGCGTTTCCAGGAACCCGATCTTAGTGTCAACCCTGCTTATCGTTATGCGGTATACCGCAACCTCTTCTATCGTCAGGGGAAAATCATCGAATTGTTGATCACGTATGAACCCAGCCTGTATGCCTTGTCCGAGTGGTGGAAACAGCTGTTTAGCGAAAGCGAAGGCAAGCACGGACAAGGGATTTTTCCGACGGCGGCGCAATTTACCACCGATCTTCATTCCCTTGGCCAATACATTCAGCAAGGCAGGCGTCTCTTGTTTGAAACGATCGTCGATATTCACAAGCTCCCTGTGTCGGTGAAGATTCCAAAAGGGAAAGGGAACGACGACGGACTGGATTTTTTGGCAGACCAGACGCTGGACTGGGTCAATCGCAAGGCCCTCGAGGCCACCCGGCTTGCGCACGCAGATGGCGGTGTGCCTAACCTGGTCGTCCGCCTTCCTGAGCTGAACGCGTATTGGTTCGGCCAGTTGATCTACTTTTTTCAGAAGGCCTGCGCCATGAGCGGGTATTTGGCGGGAGTCAATCCCTTTGATCAACCGGGCGTTGAGGCTTATAAGCAATATTTGTCGGCGATTCTCGGTCGCCCGGGATATGAAACACTGCAAAAAGACCTTGAACAGCGGTTGCAAAGAATGGGTCATAGGAATGGATGA
- a CDS encoding ribosome small subunit-dependent GTPase A, giving the protein MELEGRIVKIISNFCYVDTEKGLVPCKARGVFKKKALTPLVGDRVSLSWDGGEYGIIQAIHPRSNQLFRPPVANMDQVCLVFSVAEPPLSLVLLDRFLVHVEAHRFPALLCFSKMDLLPLQESETAEQFYQTCEIYKKIGYPVIPISVRTGEGLDQLIERLQGKTTVLAGQSGVGKSSLLNALIPGSNMETAEISKKLGRGRHTTRHVELLSLPQGGYLVDTPGFSQLDFQGISSGKLADAFPEFAAYSMHCRFRSCLHWKEPDCGVREAVAEGAIAPTRYEHYLHFLQDRLAEEKHKKL; this is encoded by the coding sequence ATGGAATTGGAGGGACGGATTGTCAAGATCATCAGCAATTTTTGTTATGTGGATACCGAAAAGGGCCTGGTTCCATGCAAGGCGCGCGGGGTGTTCAAGAAAAAGGCGCTTACACCCCTTGTCGGCGATCGGGTCAGTTTGTCTTGGGATGGCGGTGAATACGGGATCATTCAGGCCATCCACCCAAGAAGCAACCAATTGTTTCGCCCGCCAGTGGCCAATATGGATCAGGTGTGCCTGGTTTTTTCTGTCGCCGAACCTCCCTTGAGCCTGGTTTTATTGGATCGCTTTCTGGTGCATGTGGAAGCGCACCGGTTTCCGGCGCTGCTTTGTTTTTCCAAGATGGACCTGTTGCCGTTGCAGGAATCGGAAACGGCTGAACAGTTTTACCAGACCTGCGAGATATACAAAAAAATCGGTTATCCTGTCATTCCCATCAGCGTCCGGACCGGGGAGGGACTGGACCAACTCATCGAACGGTTGCAGGGAAAGACCACCGTTCTGGCTGGCCAGTCCGGCGTAGGGAAATCCTCCCTGTTGAATGCGCTCATTCCCGGCAGCAACATGGAGACGGCGGAGATCAGCAAAAAATTGGGGAGAGGACGACATACCACGCGCCATGTAGAGCTGTTGTCCCTTCCCCAAGGAGGGTACCTGGTCGACACACCCGGCTTCAGCCAGCTGGATTTTCAGGGCATCTCTTCCGGAAAACTGGCGGATGCCTTTCCTGAGTTTGCCGCTTATTCCATGCACTGTCGCTTCCGAAGCTGCCTGCACTGGAAGGAACCCGATTGCGGGGTTCGCGAGGCGGTGGCTGAAGGTGCGATTGCCCCCACCCGCTATGAGCATTACCTGCACTTTTTACAGGATCGATTGGCGGAGGAGAAGCATAAAAAACTGTAA
- a CDS encoding 16S rRNA (cytosine(967)-C(5))-methyltransferase encodes MDNARAAALAVLTSVEQGAFSNLKLNHVLKKAHLPRLEAALATELTYGTLQRRNTIDWMLTPYLKRDLGRLDAWVRNLLRMSVYQLVYLDRIPDHAVVHEAVELAKSWGNPGISGFVNGTLRNFLRFPDRRQIPAGLSPVARLSLQHSHPEWLVRRWLEQYGEAATEAMCRENNRPPAQSIRVNRLKTSRDGLLQLLRDNCPGNVQPSPVSVSGIRYEGTLSLAQTRWHEEGWFTIQDESAQLVTEILDPQPGMRILDACAAPGGKTTHLAEWMCDQGRIVAWDVRLHKVKLIRQAARRLGLTSIEVRQQDARLGAQSGEAPFDAVLLDAPCSGLGVIRRRPDLKWSRKESDIQQLVQLQRELLAGVAPLVRPGGLLVYSTCTIEQAENEENVAWFLANHRQFELDQDCPHPLCENGQVRILPHQFHSDGFFIARMRKKA; translated from the coding sequence ATTGACAACGCCAGGGCAGCAGCCTTGGCGGTTTTAACATCGGTAGAGCAGGGAGCCTTCAGCAACCTGAAGTTGAATCATGTGTTGAAAAAGGCACACCTTCCCCGCCTGGAGGCAGCCTTGGCCACTGAATTAACCTATGGCACCTTGCAGCGCCGCAACACCATCGACTGGATGCTGACGCCTTATCTGAAGCGGGATCTGGGGAGACTTGACGCCTGGGTGAGAAATCTGTTGCGCATGAGCGTCTACCAGCTCGTCTACCTGGATCGGATCCCCGATCACGCCGTGGTCCATGAAGCGGTTGAGTTGGCCAAATCGTGGGGGAATCCAGGGATCAGCGGTTTTGTCAACGGGACATTGCGAAATTTTCTGCGTTTCCCCGACAGACGGCAAATCCCCGCCGGCCTTTCCCCCGTTGCCCGGCTGTCCTTGCAGCATTCTCACCCGGAGTGGCTGGTCCGGCGGTGGCTTGAGCAATACGGCGAGGCGGCAACAGAGGCGATGTGCCGGGAGAACAATCGGCCACCGGCGCAATCCATCCGCGTCAATCGCCTGAAAACGTCGCGCGACGGGTTGCTCCAGCTACTCCGGGACAATTGTCCGGGGAATGTTCAGCCCTCACCGGTGTCGGTCAGCGGCATTCGCTATGAAGGAACGCTTTCGCTGGCCCAAACTCGCTGGCATGAGGAAGGATGGTTTACGATTCAGGATGAGAGCGCCCAATTGGTGACAGAAATCCTGGATCCACAGCCAGGGATGCGGATTCTGGACGCCTGTGCGGCGCCGGGCGGCAAGACCACCCACCTGGCAGAATGGATGTGCGATCAGGGTCGGATTGTCGCCTGGGACGTTCGCCTACATAAAGTGAAGTTGATTCGCCAAGCGGCAAGAAGGCTGGGCTTGACATCCATTGAGGTCCGGCAGCAGGATGCCCGCCTTGGCGCCCAATCGGGAGAGGCACCCTTTGATGCGGTGTTGCTGGATGCGCCCTGCAGCGGCTTGGGTGTCATTCGCCGCAGGCCTGACCTCAAATGGTCCCGCAAGGAAAGCGACATTCAACAACTGGTGCAGCTGCAGCGGGAACTGTTGGCCGGCGTCGCCCCTTTGGTCCGGCCTGGCGGTCTGCTGGTCTACAGCACCTGCACCATTGAACAGGCAGAAAATGAGGAGAATGTCGCCTGGTTTCTCGCCAACCATCGCCAGTTTGAACTGGATCAGGATTGTCCCCATCCGCTGTGTGAAAACGGTCAGGTCCGGATACTTCCGCATCAGTTCCACAGCGACGGTTTTTTTATCGCGCGAATGAGAAAGAAAGCTTAA
- a CDS encoding methionyl-tRNA formyltransferase — protein MSVRVLFMGTPDFAVPVLEALVHSPYEVIGVVTQPDRPKGRKKALTPPPVKQAAVRYGLPVLQPERIRGEEACQSILDMQPDLIVTAAYGQLLPTPILHAPRYGCINVHASLLPKYRGGAPIHWAIINGERETGITLMYMVEELDAGDIIAQHAVPIHPQDTVGSLHDRLKELGARLLMDTMPALLAGQIRPTPQDDSKATYAPNLRREDERIDWHRTAEEVYNRIRGLNPWPVAYSTFRGETWKIWWGRPVRREHQAPPGTILEVTQEAVIVACGRDALEILQIQPSGKTRMTVADYLRGRTIQPGECFESGG, from the coding sequence ATGTCGGTACGTGTTTTATTTATGGGAACACCAGACTTTGCGGTGCCCGTGCTCGAGGCGCTGGTGCATTCTCCCTATGAAGTGATTGGGGTCGTCACGCAGCCGGACAGGCCGAAAGGTCGCAAGAAGGCATTGACGCCACCGCCGGTCAAGCAGGCAGCGGTGCGGTATGGTCTACCCGTCTTGCAACCGGAAAGAATCAGAGGGGAGGAGGCTTGCCAGTCGATCCTCGACATGCAGCCGGATCTCATCGTCACGGCGGCATACGGGCAATTGCTTCCGACCCCCATTTTACATGCGCCGCGCTATGGCTGCATCAATGTTCATGCCTCGTTGCTGCCCAAATACCGGGGCGGCGCCCCGATTCACTGGGCGATTATCAATGGCGAACGGGAAACGGGGATCACGCTCATGTACATGGTTGAGGAGCTGGACGCAGGAGACATCATCGCCCAGCATGCGGTACCGATTCACCCTCAGGACACCGTAGGCTCTTTGCATGACCGGCTGAAGGAGCTGGGTGCCCGCCTGCTGATGGATACGATGCCGGCGTTGTTGGCGGGCCAGATTCGGCCAACGCCGCAAGATGACAGCAAGGCCACGTACGCGCCAAATCTGCGGCGTGAAGATGAGCGGATCGATTGGCACCGTACCGCCGAAGAGGTATATAACCGCATTCGCGGGTTAAACCCATGGCCCGTCGCTTACTCCACTTTTCGAGGGGAAACCTGGAAGATATGGTGGGGCCGGCCGGTGCGGCGGGAACACCAAGCGCCGCCTGGGACGATTCTCGAAGTGACGCAAGAGGCTGTGATCGTCGCATGTGGCCGGGACGCGCTCGAAATTTTGCAGATTCAGCCTTCCGGGAAGACCAGGATGACGGTGGCCGATTATCTCCGCGGCAGAACAATCCAACCCGGCGAATGTTTCGAGAGCGGAGGTTAA
- a CDS encoding peptide deformylase → MAVRVIVKEPDPILRQVSQEVRRITPNIHKLLDDMAETMYDAGGVGLAAVQVGVLKRVVVIDVGEGLIELINPVITSREGEQIGPEGCLSIPGLVGEVKRAMRCTVEALNRHGEPIVVEGEGYLARALQHEIDHLNGILFTDLTSVFYQSEKEPD, encoded by the coding sequence ATGGCTGTACGGGTCATTGTCAAGGAGCCGGATCCGATCTTGCGCCAGGTCAGTCAAGAGGTTCGACGGATTACGCCGAACATCCACAAGCTCCTGGATGATATGGCGGAGACGATGTACGATGCGGGTGGCGTAGGGCTTGCGGCGGTCCAGGTAGGCGTTTTGAAAAGGGTCGTGGTTATTGATGTGGGCGAAGGGTTGATTGAGCTGATCAATCCGGTGATCACCTCACGCGAAGGCGAACAGATTGGCCCTGAAGGTTGCCTGAGCATTCCCGGGCTCGTGGGTGAAGTGAAACGGGCCATGCGGTGTACTGTCGAGGCTTTGAACCGCCATGGAGAACCGATTGTGGTCGAGGGCGAGGGTTATTTGGCGCGCGCCCTGCAACACGAAATTGACCATCTCAACGGGATCTTGTTTACCGATCTGACCTCCGTTTTCTACCAGTCTGAGAAGGAGCCTGATTGA
- a CDS encoding primosomal protein N' yields MRLRVQVVVDVPGQAGDQSYTYLVPEEWAAEVRIGSRVVVPFGSRRVDGIVIDVKDEPLAAKRGTEQAQEDIVLREIEEVVPPPLTAELVNLAHWLSQKTLCSWMTALKVMIPAGVRGRYTTEVEIKDDGWLKTDEEQEILSYVKDHPAIAWKDLLQAFPAYKRILNQWRREGRLVVRPVLKRDVRGKKAAFIRLNIDPGKLDVFLQQLPRQAVKQREILEQFRRHPDEEWLQSDLLKRVQASSSTIQSLIRQGVLARVEKEVPRHPFSGRPPERDVPKPLTEEQQSVLNPILAAISKREYQAFLLHGVTGSGKTEVYLQAIAHCRHLGRAAIVLVPEISLTPQMVDRFRRRFGEEVAVFHSGLSQGERFDEWRRIQEGRAGVVVGARSAIFSPFENIGLIIVDEEHEGTYKQEEAPRYHARDVALRRARYHRAAVVFGSATPSLEAYTAALQGGFTLLSMRHRVHGRPYPRVHLVDLRKELQEGNRSLFSRLLYEKMLERFARKEQVILFQHRRGFAHFVMCRVCGTAITCPHCDITLTYHRVGNHLRCHYCGFTALEPSACPECGSQHIRHLGVGTQRVEEELNRLFPQVRVLRMDADTTAQKGAHQRLLDLFQRHEADVLLGTQMITKGLDFPNVTLVGVILADSLLFLPDFRASERTFQLLTQVSGRAGRHERPGEVVIQSFNPEHESIQAAATHDYVRFYQREMLLRKQSGYPPYCRLAQLVFAHETAAVALSWATQVTHWLNGELKDHAHILGPVASPIARLKNRYRFQSMIKYTNETIVRTVLRAALTHWEPRLKKEQVSWHIDMEPRMLG; encoded by the coding sequence ATGAGACTGCGGGTGCAGGTTGTGGTGGATGTTCCCGGGCAGGCCGGTGATCAGAGTTACACCTATTTGGTCCCGGAAGAATGGGCCGCTGAGGTCCGAATCGGTTCACGCGTGGTGGTGCCGTTCGGTTCACGCCGAGTGGATGGCATTGTCATCGACGTGAAGGATGAACCGCTGGCAGCCAAACGGGGGACGGAACAGGCGCAAGAGGACATCGTGCTCCGTGAGATTGAAGAAGTGGTGCCACCGCCTTTGACCGCAGAGCTGGTCAATCTGGCGCACTGGCTCAGCCAGAAAACCCTGTGTTCATGGATGACCGCTCTTAAGGTGATGATTCCTGCCGGCGTTCGTGGCAGGTATACCACCGAAGTGGAGATTAAGGATGACGGATGGCTGAAGACGGACGAGGAACAGGAGATTTTGTCCTATGTAAAGGATCATCCCGCCATTGCCTGGAAAGATCTGTTGCAAGCATTTCCGGCGTACAAACGCATCCTGAACCAATGGAGACGTGAGGGGCGGCTTGTGGTCCGCCCTGTCCTGAAAAGGGATGTCCGGGGCAAGAAGGCGGCCTTCATCCGCCTGAACATCGATCCGGGGAAGCTGGACGTTTTCTTGCAACAGCTTCCCCGCCAGGCGGTCAAGCAACGGGAGATCCTCGAGCAATTTCGCCGCCATCCGGACGAGGAATGGCTGCAATCTGACCTGCTGAAACGGGTTCAGGCTTCCTCCTCGACGATTCAATCGCTCATTCGTCAGGGAGTATTGGCGCGGGTGGAAAAAGAGGTGCCACGGCATCCTTTTTCTGGTCGGCCGCCAGAACGGGACGTCCCCAAACCGTTGACCGAAGAACAACAATCCGTGTTGAATCCGATTTTGGCGGCAATATCAAAGCGGGAGTACCAGGCCTTTTTGCTGCATGGCGTAACCGGAAGCGGCAAGACGGAAGTTTATCTGCAGGCGATTGCCCATTGCCGGCATCTGGGACGTGCAGCAATCGTCCTTGTGCCGGAAATTTCCCTCACCCCTCAGATGGTGGACCGGTTTCGTCGGCGATTCGGCGAGGAAGTGGCGGTATTTCACAGCGGCTTGTCACAAGGGGAACGTTTTGATGAATGGCGAAGAATTCAGGAAGGCCGTGCCGGTGTCGTTGTTGGAGCCCGTTCGGCCATTTTTTCTCCCTTTGAAAACATAGGGCTCATCATCGTGGACGAAGAGCATGAAGGAACCTACAAGCAGGAGGAGGCCCCCCGCTACCATGCGCGGGATGTCGCCTTGCGACGCGCCCGGTACCATCGGGCGGCCGTCGTCTTTGGCAGTGCCACGCCCTCCCTCGAAGCCTATACAGCAGCCCTGCAGGGAGGCTTTACGCTGCTGAGCATGAGACACCGGGTTCACGGCCGTCCCTATCCTCGCGTCCACCTCGTCGATTTGCGGAAGGAGTTGCAAGAGGGAAACCGCAGCCTGTTCAGCCGTCTTCTTTATGAAAAAATGCTGGAACGGTTTGCCCGCAAGGAGCAGGTGATTCTCTTCCAACACCGTCGTGGCTTTGCCCATTTTGTGATGTGTCGCGTATGCGGGACGGCGATCACCTGTCCCCACTGCGATATCACCTTGACGTACCACCGAGTAGGCAACCACCTGCGCTGCCATTATTGCGGGTTTACAGCGTTGGAACCGTCTGCCTGTCCGGAGTGCGGAAGCCAGCACATCCGCCATTTGGGTGTTGGTACCCAGCGGGTGGAGGAGGAGCTGAACCGCCTCTTTCCCCAGGTTCGCGTGTTGCGAATGGATGCGGATACGACCGCTCAAAAAGGGGCCCACCAGCGCCTGCTTGATCTTTTTCAAAGACACGAAGCGGATGTCCTGCTGGGGACGCAGATGATCACCAAGGGATTGGATTTTCCAAATGTCACACTGGTAGGCGTGATCCTTGCCGATTCACTGCTTTTTCTGCCCGACTTTCGCGCCAGTGAGCGGACGTTTCAACTGTTGACACAGGTGAGCGGCCGTGCCGGCCGTCACGAGAGGCCGGGAGAAGTGGTGATCCAGAGTTTCAACCCGGAACACGAAAGCATCCAGGCGGCTGCCACGCATGACTATGTCCGGTTTTACCAGAGGGAAATGCTGCTGCGCAAGCAGTCCGGCTATCCGCCATACTGCCGCCTGGCGCAGCTGGTCTTCGCGCATGAAACGGCCGCCGTTGCCTTGTCCTGGGCGACGCAGGTGACACACTGGCTCAACGGGGAGCTAAAGGATCATGCCCACATCTTGGGGCCGGTTGCTTCACCGATCGCGAGACTAAAAAATAGATATCGATTTCAGAGCATGATAAAATATACAAATGAAACCATTGTCCGTACGGTCTTGCGAGCGGCGCTGACCCATTGGGAGCCCCGGCTGAAGAAGGAACAGGTCAGCTGGCACATCGACATGGAACCGCGTATGCTGGGTTAG
- a CDS encoding phosphopantothenoylcysteine decarboxylase, which translates to MMEGKRIVLGVTGGIAAYKAADLCSRLNKLGAKVQVIMTAGATRFITPLTFQTLSRHHVFVDVFEEQDPSVVSHIDVADHADLMVIAPATANLIAKMAHGIADDMLTTTALATRAPILVAPAMNVHMYQHWTVQENIARLKARGVEFIDPVEGLLACGYEGQGKLAEPADIVAKIQSMLAKKRDWSGRTVLVTAGPTREPLDPVRFFSNRSSGKMGYAIAEAAQKRGARVLLVTGPTRLLPPAGVEVFAVETADQMYETVLSLLPDADVVFKSAAVADYAPVQVAEQKIKKVSDQIQVQLRRTPDILAEICKRRRPDQCIVGFAAETEQVSRYALDKLERKGADFIVANDVSQGDIGFDTDANRVEVYGRNGFFHTWPKMSKREVADRLLDLILKHVLEKETR; encoded by the coding sequence ATGATGGAAGGAAAGCGCATTGTCCTGGGCGTGACAGGTGGGATTGCCGCTTACAAGGCGGCGGATTTATGCAGCCGCTTGAACAAACTGGGCGCAAAGGTCCAGGTGATCATGACCGCAGGGGCTACCCGGTTCATCACTCCGTTGACCTTTCAAACCTTATCGCGCCACCATGTGTTTGTGGATGTTTTCGAGGAACAAGATCCATCTGTGGTTTCGCATATTGATGTTGCCGATCACGCCGATCTGATGGTGATTGCGCCGGCGACGGCAAACCTGATTGCCAAAATGGCCCATGGCATTGCCGATGACATGCTGACCACGACGGCGCTGGCGACACGGGCGCCGATTCTGGTCGCGCCGGCGATGAATGTCCATATGTACCAGCATTGGACCGTTCAGGAAAATATTGCGCGCCTGAAGGCGCGCGGCGTTGAATTCATCGACCCGGTCGAGGGGTTGCTGGCTTGCGGTTATGAAGGCCAGGGCAAGTTGGCGGAGCCGGCGGATATTGTGGCGAAAATTCAGTCGATGCTTGCGAAAAAACGGGATTGGTCCGGACGTACCGTTCTCGTCACAGCAGGCCCCACACGCGAACCGTTGGATCCGGTTCGTTTTTTTAGCAATCGTTCATCCGGAAAGATGGGCTATGCCATTGCCGAAGCGGCGCAAAAACGGGGGGCGCGCGTTCTTTTGGTCACCGGGCCGACCCGTCTGTTGCCTCCTGCCGGTGTCGAGGTGTTTGCTGTGGAGACGGCAGACCAAATGTATGAGACGGTTCTATCCCTTTTGCCCGATGCGGATGTCGTCTTCAAGTCGGCTGCCGTGGCTGATTATGCGCCGGTCCAGGTCGCGGAGCAAAAGATCAAAAAGGTGTCTGACCAGATCCAGGTACAGCTGCGGCGTACTCCTGATATTCTGGCTGAGATTTGCAAACGCAGGCGACCGGACCAGTGCATCGTCGGTTTTGCGGCTGAGACGGAACAGGTGAGCCGTTATGCGTTGGACAAGCTGGAACGGAAAGGGGCCGACTTTATCGTCGCCAACGACGTTTCCCAGGGGGATATCGGCTTTGATACGGACGCCAATCGAGTGGAGGTATACGGGAGGAACGGCTTTTTTCATACTTGGCCAAAGATGAGCAAGCGGGAAGTGGCGGACCGGCTTCTGGATCTCATTTTGAAACATGTGCTTGAGAAGGAGACGCGATGA
- a CDS encoding DNA-directed RNA polymerase subunit omega produces the protein MLFPEVDKMIEAVGSKYLLVTAAAKRARQIKDGSPLTIDSASSHKEVGMALEEIVAGKIVLQEKQDEEQEEKES, from the coding sequence ATGCTGTTTCCCGAAGTGGACAAGATGATCGAAGCGGTTGGAAGCAAGTATTTGCTTGTCACAGCAGCCGCAAAAAGGGCGAGACAGATTAAGGACGGTTCACCGCTGACGATCGATTCGGCTTCGTCGCACAAAGAGGTAGGAATGGCATTGGAAGAAATCGTCGCCGGCAAGATTGTCCTCCAGGAAAAACAGGATGAAGAGCAGGAGGAGAAGGAATCCTGA
- a CDS encoding guanylate kinase has translation MADHQQGLLIVLSGPSGVGKGTVCSALRSLMPELVYSVSVTTRKPRAGEKDGVNYFFRTQEEFQRMIEQGQLLEWARYADHYYGTPREFVEQTLAQGKDVILEIEVQGALQVKEKFPEGIFIFLLPPSLNALKERIEHRGTEDEEDILRRLGVAREELKMLHHYDYAVVNDVVEKAADKIRAIIAAEHLRTKRIWDRFAKQLEEVEFR, from the coding sequence ATGGCAGACCATCAGCAGGGATTGCTTATTGTATTATCCGGGCCTTCCGGTGTGGGAAAGGGAACCGTCTGTTCCGCCTTGCGCAGCTTGATGCCTGAGCTGGTGTATTCCGTATCGGTAACGACACGCAAGCCTCGCGCCGGGGAAAAGGACGGGGTGAACTATTTTTTCAGGACCCAGGAAGAATTTCAGCGGATGATTGAACAGGGACAGCTGCTGGAATGGGCCAGATACGCCGATCATTATTACGGCACGCCAAGGGAATTTGTTGAACAAACTCTTGCCCAGGGCAAGGACGTCATATTGGAAATCGAAGTTCAGGGAGCGCTTCAGGTGAAGGAAAAGTTCCCCGAAGGCATTTTTATTTTTCTCCTGCCCCCCAGTTTGAACGCGTTGAAGGAACGGATCGAACATCGGGGGACGGAAGACGAGGAGGATATTCTCCGCCGCTTGGGCGTGGCCAGGGAAGAGTTGAAGATGTTGCATCATTATGATTACGCGGTGGTAAACGACGTGGTTGAGAAAGCGGCGGACAAGATCCGGGCGATTATCGCGGCTGAACACCTGAGGACGAAACGGATCTGGGATCGGTTTGCCAAACAGTTGGAGGAGGTTGAGTTTCGCTGA